Proteins encoded by one window of Ulvibacter sp. MAR_2010_11:
- the ftsA gene encoding cell division protein FtsA, which yields MEKDNIAVGLDIGTTKIVAMIGKKNEYGKVEILGIGKSKSLGVHRGVVNNITQTIQSIQQAVQDAETSSGMKIQDVVVGIAGQHIRSLQHSDYITRSNSDEVIDEEDIDRLCNQVHKLVMLPGEEIIHVLPQDFKVDGQAEIKEPIGMYGGRLEANFHVVVGQVSSIRNIGRCVKSSGLELSGITLEPLASANAVLSQEEKEAGVALIDIGGGTTDLAIFKDGIIRHTAVIPFGGNVITEDIKEGCSIIEKQAELLKIKFGSAWPGENKDNEIVSIPGLRGREPKEITLKNLSKIIHARVVEIIEQVYLEIKNYGHEEQKKKLIAGIVLTGGGAQLQHIKQLTEYITGMDTRIGYPNEHLAGDTNTETTSPMFATAVGLVLNSLQSKSKTPQPKSFAEMEASKDDKDTTVAQTEDEETDDTPKERRRFFDKWAEKFKEFLDNAE from the coding sequence ATGGAAAAAGACAACATTGCTGTAGGATTAGACATTGGAACCACAAAGATCGTTGCCATGATCGGCAAGAAGAATGAGTACGGGAAGGTCGAGATTTTGGGCATTGGTAAATCCAAAAGTCTGGGGGTGCATCGGGGTGTTGTTAATAATATTACACAAACCATTCAGTCTATACAGCAGGCTGTGCAGGATGCCGAAACCTCTTCAGGGATGAAAATCCAGGATGTGGTGGTAGGGATTGCAGGTCAGCATATACGAAGCCTTCAGCACAGCGATTATATCACCCGCAGCAACAGCGACGAGGTGATCGACGAAGAAGATATAGACCGACTGTGTAATCAGGTGCATAAGCTGGTGATGCTTCCGGGGGAAGAAATAATTCATGTGTTGCCACAGGATTTTAAAGTGGATGGGCAGGCTGAAATTAAAGAGCCTATCGGAATGTACGGCGGAAGACTGGAGGCAAATTTTCACGTAGTGGTAGGACAGGTTTCGTCTATCCGAAACATTGGAAGATGTGTAAAAAGTTCGGGACTGGAGCTTTCCGGAATTACGTTGGAGCCTTTGGCTTCGGCGAATGCGGTTTTGAGTCAGGAGGAAAAAGAGGCAGGAGTGGCGTTGATCGATATAGGAGGGGGAACCACAGATCTCGCCATTTTTAAAGACGGAATTATACGGCATACGGCTGTGATTCCTTTCGGTGGAAATGTAATTACAGAAGACATCAAGGAAGGCTGTTCCATTATTGAAAAGCAGGCCGAGTTGCTAAAAATAAAATTCGGTTCGGCATGGCCGGGAGAAAATAAAGACAACGAAATCGTTTCAATTCCGGGTTTACGTGGAAGAGAACCGAAGGAGATTACACTGAAGAATTTGTCGAAAATTATTCACGCACGCGTCGTGGAGATCATCGAACAGGTGTATTTGGAAATAAAAAATTACGGTCACGAGGAGCAAAAAAAGAAACTGATTGCAGGGATTGTGTTAACAGGCGGTGGCGCTCAGTTACAACACATCAAGCAATTGACCGAATACATTACGGGAATGGATACGCGTATTGGGTATCCCAACGAGCATTTGGCGGGCGATACCAATACCGAAACCACCAGCCCGATGTTTGCAACGGCGGTAGGATTGGTGTTAAACAGTTTACAAAGTAAATCGAAAACACCACAACCCAAGTCGTTTGCCGAAATGGAAGCCTCGAAAGATGATAAGGATACAACAGTTGCCCAAACTGAAGACGAAGAAACAGACGATACTCCAAAAGAGCGAAGACGCTTTTTTGACAAATGGGCCGAGAAGTTTAAAGAATTTTTAGACAACGCGGAGTAG
- a CDS encoding cell division protein FtsQ/DivIB has translation MKINWGLIKFLVLSGFIVFLFSFTKRRNDIRKITKIEVEFIDESDPFITVSTVNKLLIQNTDSATSIDKETLVLKEMEDRLLKNPMIRDAEVFVTVDGALGAKIEQRKPIGRVAASPNYYLDADGKKMPLSWVYSARVPLITGTSNSNFEEVTPLLLKINKDPFMKNSVVGLHVKRDGTIDLKLRKHDLLVQFGKPENMEKKFQNFKAFYKKTKEDSTLTIYSFVNLEFENQVVATKK, from the coding sequence ATGAAGATTAATTGGGGACTCATAAAATTTTTGGTGCTAAGCGGATTTATCGTGTTTCTTTTCAGCTTTACAAAACGCCGAAATGACATCCGGAAAATCACGAAAATTGAGGTTGAATTTATCGATGAAAGCGACCCGTTTATCACGGTTAGCACGGTTAATAAATTGTTAATACAAAATACTGATAGCGCTACCAGTATCGATAAAGAAACTTTAGTTTTGAAAGAGATGGAGGATAGGCTCTTAAAAAACCCTATGATCCGTGATGCTGAAGTGTTTGTAACGGTTGATGGCGCCTTAGGTGCAAAAATAGAGCAACGTAAACCAATTGGACGCGTCGCTGCTTCGCCTAATTATTATTTAGACGCCGATGGCAAAAAGATGCCATTGTCGTGGGTTTATTCGGCAAGAGTGCCATTAATTACAGGAACATCCAATTCCAATTTTGAAGAAGTAACGCCCCTACTTTTAAAAATTAACAAGGATCCCTTTATGAAAAACAGTGTGGTGGGATTGCATGTAAAACGGGATGGAACCATCGATTTGAAATTGAGAAAACACGATTTGTTAGTACAATTTGGCAAACCTGAAAACATGGAGAAGAAGTTTCAGAATTTTAAGGCCTTTTATAAGAAAACAAAGGAAGACAGTACACTCACAATTTACAGTTTTGTGAATTTGGAGTTTGAAAATCAGGTAGTAGCTACAAAAAAATAA